The following nucleotide sequence is from Callithrix jacchus isolate 240 chromosome 12, calJac240_pri, whole genome shotgun sequence.
AGGAAGCCGTCGGGAAGGAGCTGCTGTCCCTGGGGCTAGACGCCACTGTGCAGAAGCGGAACTCAGCGGGTGACTCAGGGAGCGGTCACACCGGGGCCTCGGGCTTTCCAGCTCCAAAATGCCGTCTCCGACCTTGACTCACGCACAGGGGGTGTTGGGGAAGGTGGGCCGGGCTGATCTTGACCTGAAGGCCAGGAAATGCTGGGTCCACAGGCAGACATTGCAGAGACGTTGCTAGGAGACTCAAGGGACTGATTGAGGGTCCCTTCCCCAGGGGCCAGCCGGGCAGGGCCCAGGCACCTGCAGGGCTGAAACCACCCAATGCTGGGCAGAGAAGGGTCTCGGGCCCCTCGTGGATCTGCGAGTGAAGGCCGTGGgactctctccttggcctcctcccTTTTCAGATAGGAAGAGGGAGAACGGGAGGGACTGGTGAATTCTGAGAACCAGGCCTGTTCTCCTGGTCAGTGGTTTTGGGCCCCTCGCTGTGACTACCCCACCCCACGCCCCTTTCTCCTGTCTGCACCAGTTGACTCTGATTCTTGGAGGTCTTGTGTTTGGGTTTTTCCTGGGAATCTCCAACGTCATGATCAATGTACATCAGATACATGTGTGTTCAAATGGTCAATACAAGTGATGTTTTTTACCCTCCATGATTAAGAACTGAAAacaatgggctgggcgcggtggctcatgcctgtaatcccagcactttgggaggccgaagtgggtggatcacgaggccaagagatcaagaccatcctggtcaacatggtgaaatgtgggtaaccccccatacaggcaccgaggaatgagaactaagcagaaccctggcacagttagggcttgaggaatagctcactttatagtgttactacctAGCAATTTCCTTTTACATCCTTTATACAATCATATGTTAGTTTATAGAGTTAGGGCTTGAAggatccctttatataatcctctacaTGTGATCATCTAATAGTTGATGGtttgagtgcctaaagaatatttccctacatatagtTATATCTCAGttcataatcagaggaatgcctagagtggacacgGTACAGAGCACGGATTAAGGAATAAGCCACTTACAGTCGGAGGAATGtctggagcagacacagtgcagagcatgatttaagggaaaacagttacaccaggacaagaacccatggcccaggcggcagcgttcagaatcataaagatacccgctgtatggcgggcttggggcgagagccactcctcctgacaAAGGAGCTGTAGGACCCTGCTCCAGTTCTTGgtgaaggctgccctcagaccggcaatccaccttgtgactgtgaactttatcagctcttgctgctgtgctgctcgaaaagcatcttcccatagaacccactggaagctgccagcagggggcggtaaccctgacagctctgtcactgctgtgtgacctaaagcatcctcctatagatCTACTTAGGagtagtttgcccatagatagaggtattgcgcactgcaccctcttcactgcgcacggcccaccttcaagcctcggtgacctaatgggggtggaccccttactgcgcaCGGCCCTTGTCTTCGtgggaacgggccccttgctgcgcactgtccacctcctggcctcggtgacctaatgagggcggaccccatgttttattgcccACGACCCTATCACTgtccttaaagatgacttcatTCACTGCCCTGCCCagtaacctatacacaataaatactcatgcttctggacatttggggcctcgcctgactctgctcataggtggcgtggccccccgagcccagctgcattttccttgtacttctgtgtcctgtctctttatttctcggaccctgcgcctcagcacagcataagggacaccccacaaccttgtggggccctcagccctatATCTGGCTCCCAACGTGCcctacagtgaaaccccatctctactaaaaatacaaaaaaaaaaaaaaaaaattagctgggcatggtggctcgtgcctgtaatcccagcactttgggaggccgagacgggtggatcatgaggtcaacagatcgagaccatcctggtcaacatggtgaaaccccgtccctactaaaaatacaaaaaattagctgggcatggtggcgtgtgcctgtaatcccagctacttgggaggctgaggcaggagaattgcctgaacccaggaggcggaggttgcggtgagccgagatcgcgccattgcactccagcctgggtaacaagagcgaaactccgtctcagagaaaagaattgaaaaaaaaatttacaaaagtcATCCAAAAGGGAgacaggctgggcctggtggctcatgcttgtaatcgcagcactttgggaggctgaggctggtggatcacctgaggtcaggagttcaaaaccagcctggccaacctggtaaaaccccatctctactaaaaatacaaaaaatcagccaggcatggtgttgcgcgcctggaatcccagctacttgggaggccgaggcaggagaattgcttgaactcgggaggcggaggttgcagtgagccgagattgcaccattgcaccccagcctgggcaataagagtgagactctgtcaaaagacaGACAAAACCAATGTGGACAAGAATGTGGAGACACGGGAACCTGCATagattgctggtgggaatgaaaaatgatacagcaggccaggcgtggtggctcacgtctgcagtcccagcactttgggaggccgaggtgggtggatcacgaggtcacaaggttgagaccatcttggctaatatggtgaaaccccatctctactaaaaaaaaaatgcaaaaaattatccaggcaaggtggtgcgtgcctgtagtcccagctactcaggaggctgaggcaggagagttgcttgaacccctgaagtgggggttgcagtgagctgagctggtgccactgcactccagcctcacaacagagtgagattccatctcaaaaaaaaaaaaaaaaaaaaagatacagcaaCTTTGGAAAATAGGTGGGCAGTGTTTTTTGAAAGCCTAGACATGAATTTACCATATgaccagcaattctactcctaggtatccACCTGAGAAAACAAACGCCCACACAAAGACTCTCATGAGAGTGCTCAGAGCAACTTTATCCACAGTAACCCCACTGCGAGCACCCAGATGTCCGCCCGCGGGCGAGTGGATAAACCACACGCGTCCATCGTACAACGTGACGCCCGACACCAGTGCAAGTGAAACAGTGACACACACCTCAGCGGGGACGAAGCTTGAACACCGTGGGAAACAGATGCTCGGTGCCTCAAGAAAAACCAGCACTGAGACAGACGATCTTTCAGCAACGCAGTTtcacttcctggactgcaggaaggggacccGCACtggccatcttgccacgagagtacagtgaacaaaagaaaacagacacatttaTCCCTTGTGCTTTTGGGGTCGTCCtttctgctgtgtctgatctccgttggctggagccagacctcacaatctaaactgaaACTCgaaattggctaacaacttaacacttttctaaacagataaaagcagtggagagctgggacaggcctgtgagcacgtccagtaCAGATGTCCTGGTTAAAATACAAGGACACAGGACGtcctacgtgcctgtgagcatggcgtgtctaacagctgCGTAGGACAGGGTTGAACAAAGAGCCACCAGCACACTTACCCTTTAACAAGAAACGAAACTTTGAAAAGGAGCTTTTCTGCGTCCCACAAAAACCTTGTGCTAATTGGAAGAAGCGAGACACACACGGACGATTACTGTTTGGTTTAGATGCAACGTCCAGACCGGCAAATCCACGGATGCAGAAAACAGATGTGTGGCcgccagaggctgaggagggcgtcGGGGGCGGGGGGGGAAGGGCAGGAGTGATTGCAACAGACACAAGTTTTTGGGAAGGGAACAGAAATGTCCAAAAACGCGGTTGCAGTGACGGTTGCACAACTAGATGAACTCACTGCAAACCTTTGAACTATGTGCTTAAAACGGGTGAATTTTATCATATGTAAGTTTTCCTCAataaggttttgttttgctttttttctgagaaggagttttgatcttgttgcccaggctggagtgcagtggcgcgatctcagctcactgcaacctccacctcccgggttcaggcgattctcctgcctcagcctcccgagtggctggggttataggcacgcagcaccacgcctggctaaattttttttttttttttattcttagtagaaactgggtttcaccatgttatccaggctgatctcgaactcctgacctcaggtgatccaccagcctcggcctcccagagtgctgggattataagcgtgagccactgtgcccaggatgctttgttttttgaggcagggtctcactccggttgcccgggctggagtgcagtggtgcaatctcagctcacggtagcctcagcctcccaggctcaagcgattctcccacctcagcctctcaagaagccgCGACTgcagggacacaccaccatgcctggctaattttttgtttttgtttttagtggggacagggtttcaccgtgttcaccagactggtctcaaactcctggactcaagcaatccacccacctcagcctctcaaagtgcttggattacaggcgcgagcctcCATGCCAAGCCAATAAAGTTGTTTAAAAAGTCTTgcctgggccgggcacagtggctcacgcctgtaatcccagcactttgggagaccagggcaggtggatcacttgaagtcacgagttggagaccagcctgaccaacatggcaaaaccccatctctacaaaatatacaaaaattagctgggcatggtggtgtgcacctgtagtcccagctactcgggaggccgaggcaggaaaatcgctttatcctgaaaggtagaggttgcagtgagctgagattgtgtcactggactccagcctggagatagaATGAGTCCCCATCTcggggaaataaaaaaaaaaagaaaaagaaaaatttttcagccaggtgtgggagtgtgtgcccatagtcccagccactcaggaggctgatgtgggaggatcagctgagccagggaggttgaggctgcagtgaactctgactgtgccactgcactctagcctggtgacagcgtAAGATCgtatcagaaagaaagagagagaaagagagaaagaagaagaaggaaggagaggaaaggaaaggaagggagaaatgaaggggccgggtgtggtggctcatgctgtaatcccagcactttgggaggctgaggcaggcggatcacttgaggtcaggggttcaagaccagcctggccaacatgctgaaaccccatctttactaaaaatacaagaatcagcagggcatggtggcatgtgcctgtaatcccagctacgtgggaggctgaggcaggagaattgtttgaatcccggaggcagaggttgcagtgagccaagatcacgccattgcactccagcctgggagtcagggaagactttgtctcaaaaaaaaaaaaaaaaaaagaaaagaaaaagaaaaagaaagaaagaaaggaagaaaggaagtgcaGAGGGGTAAGAAAAGAACACTGTGCTGATGGAAAGAACATGGCCTTGTGGACCCCCCGACCCCAGGCTCTCTCTGTCCCTGCTTGCTGTTTCTCTGTCCACCTCCCCCCCACCGCCCAGGAGGGAAGAGGCGCTGCTATGTGAGGGCGCAGGTGTGCACAGCAGGACGGGTTTGGGTGGCCTTTGAGGAATGTGCTGAGCGGGGCTGGTGGAACGTGGACAGGGGCATGCTCCAATTGCTGGCCACAGCCCTGTGCAGCGTGGCCTCACGGACAGCGCTCCGGGCAGGTGCAGCTGGTCCTCTGCATGAATTCGCCTGCCGATGCAGCATTGGCCAGCGTCAGGATGGCACCTGCCGGGAACTCTTTCCCAGTGGCAAGGTTTGCCACTTCCCCGGGAACCAGTGCCCGATCCCAGATGCCCAAGCCAGCCATGCTCCCCACGAAGGCCTCAGAGCTATCAAACCCTCCCCCAACGCTGTCTTGCTCCTGGCCCAGCACGAGGGACCCTCCGGGAGGGATCTCATAGCCCTCCCTGAAGCGGGAGCCAGTGGCCACCAGCCTGCGATCCACGTGGAGCCAGTACCTGCCCTGGGTGGATGTCCAGATGACACAGACGTGGTGCCACCGGCCGTCCAGCAGCGGCTGCAGGGGCAGCTCCCTGAAGGCCGGGTCTCCGATCACGAAGTGGATGGAGCCAGGCAGCATGGAGTCTCGGCCGTGCAGCACCAGCTTGTTGTCATTGTCCTCGGTGGCGTAGGACAGGAGGGTGCCCAGGTGTCCGGAGGCGGTGCGGACCCAGCTGCAGAAGGACAGGGCTCGCAGGGCAGAGACGAAGCTGGGTCTGAGGAAGACCACGTTCTCCGTGGAGGCATTGGGGAAAGCCAGGGCGGGGCCCACGCTGCAAGCTAGGAACAGAGGAGGGAGGGTCAGCCCTGTGCAGGAGGCCGTGCAGAAGTGTCCAGAAGCCCGCATGCTGTGTGGATGCCGTCCCACTGCCGGCGCTGCGGCCCCCACTCCCGGCAGCCACGCTTCATGGGGCACTGACTCTGCCGCGCTGGCCTGGCCGACGGCTCCCCTGCCGCGTCTCCTACGCCCTCTCGATGGGATCACCCCAATTCCACAGGTGGGAGAGTAAGCATGAGGGCCGTTAGGGAGTGTGGGGTCCCGCTGGGAGCCCCAGCTGTCAGCCCACACAGCTGAGCCAGCACCCCTCACTGCCAGCAAGTCTCTGCACGCAAATTTCATGACTCACACGGCGCAGGTTTAGTATTTCACATTTCCGGAGGTCACAGGCCCAGTGTGGTCTCCCAGGGCCCAAATTGGCTGTGGGCAGGGCTGGTTcctctggaggctccaggagAAGCCATCTCCCGCCCTTTCCAGCTTCCAGGGGTGCCTCCACCCCTCAGTGTGGGGCCCCGTCTGTGCatcctgccacctctgcctccgtCCTCAAGTCCTCCTCTACTCTGTCCCTCCTACCTCCCCTTATAAGGACCCCATGATAACCGCGGACCCACCGCatgatcccagatcctctccctgtTTCCAGGCCCCTAACTCCATCCCTTCTGAGAAGCCTTTTCCAGGGGGCCTGGTCTAAGGTGGAGCTGGAGGGAAGCCTGGCCGCTGAGGGGGGCCTGCGGTACTTACTGTCTCCTGGTCCCTGGGGGGCCTGTGCCTGCTGCGGGGGGCCTCTCAGGGCTGTGGCAGCCCCGCTGAGTGCCCGATGGCTGCCTGGGGCTGTGGGCTCCCCTGTCCCCTGGAGAGGGGCAGAGGAGTCCTGCTCAGATGCGGCTGGGAGCTCCTGCCTGTCCCTCTGAAGCTTCAGGGAGCTCAGGCTCAGCTGCTCAGGCTGGGTTGGGGCTGGGACCAGGGCCGGTCCCAGGGTTGCAGTGCCGGGGTGAATCACGGGCAGCCGCCCCTCCAGAGCTGCCAGCCTGGCGCCCTGGCTGTGGACAAGGCCCTCCAGGCGGGCCAGCGAGTCCTGCAGGGCGTCCCTCTGGGCCTTGTGCTCCTTCCTCTCCCGGGCCTGCTGCCGGCTGCTCTCGCCCAGGGCCCGCAGCCTCGTGTCTACCTTCCGGCCTCGGCGCCATGCCTTCCTCACCCAGGCCCTGAGCTGCGCCAGCTCCTCCTGCACCGCGGCCTGCGACCGGTTGACCGCCTGAGCCACGGCCTGGCTCTCCTCCGCCAGGCTCCGGAACCGGACGTCCACGTTGTAGGACACGTTGTAGTTGCTGGCGACGCTCTGCAGGTGCGTCAGGGTCACTTCCTGGAGTCTCCGGAACTGTAACGAGGACGCGGCAGTGACGGGCCGGGGCAGGCCGGGAAGACCTGGCCCCTCATGTTGGGAGCACGGCCCGCATGCCAGGCCTGTGGTGGGCACTGGCTATCCGCCCACCGACTTGATCCCACTGTGATGCGGTGAGATGTGGAGCATGCCACGGACCAACCCCACGTGGGGTGTGGACTGCAGGCCCACAGCCGGGGCTCtgacccctgccccagcccccacaGCCACCAGCAAGTCACTCCCCCTGGAACCCCAGTTCCTGCCTGTGAGTGGGGACAGCAGGGTGGCCTCAGGAGTGCTTTAAGAGGAAGCACCCAGCGTAGGTACGACAGGCCAGAGCGCTCCAGAATGGTCCGTCGACCCGGCGTGGGAGTCCGGGAGGCTGTCCACCACACCCTCTGTCTCAAGGTGGACCCGTGACCTCTCAGCTGCCACTCCCCATGACACAGCCCGGCCCCCATGGCCCTCAACTCCCCCGACTCCCTTCCAGACCCCCTTCTAGCCTCTGGCCCCACCTGACCCACCCCCACATTATGAGGCCTGTGTCTGGTGTGAGTGGAGCCCGGCACACCCCTCCACTGGGTCCAGCTACAGGTGAACTCTTCACTATGGAAGGAACACCACCAAGCCCGGAGCTTACCGCTCTGCTTCTGTAGCAGCCGCCTTTCACGTTGCCAATTTAAAACACCGACCACCCCACGTCAGGGGTATACTTGCCTGCTCCTCCAGTCTACGGAGCCTCTCAAAAAAGGGTTTCCTTGGCCCCGCTGGGGCAGCTTCCTGCAACGAAGCCCCATGTAGGTATATGGGCACAAAAACAAGGAAGAAGGACAAGGTCTTCCTCCACACGCAACCCATCCGGAGGGACGGCGAGGCCCCACAGTCTCCCTCCTGGCCGCGGGAGAGGGTGGAGGTGGCTCCGTGTGTCTGTC
It contains:
- the PTX4 gene encoding pentraxin-4 isoform X4; translated protein: MGCVWRKTLSFFLVFVPIYLHGASLQEAAPAGPRKPFFERLRRLEEQFRRLQEVTLTHLQSVASNYNVSYNVDVRFRSLAEESQAVAQAVNRSQAAVQEELAQLRAWVRKAWRRGRKVDTRLRALGESSRQQARERKEHKAQRDALQDSLARLEGLVHSQGARLAALEGRLPVIHPGTATLGPALVPAPTQPEQLSLSSLKLQRDRQELPAASEQDSSAPLQGTGEPTAPGSHRALSGAATALRGPPQQAQAPQGPGDTCSVGPALAFPNASTENVVFLRPSFVSALRALSFCSWVRTASGHLGTLLSYATEDNDNKLVLHGRDSMLPGSIHFVIGDPAFRELPLQPLLDGRWHHVCVIWTSTQGRWPVRVPFLQSRK
- the PTX4 gene encoding pentraxin-4 isoform X3, whose product is MGCVWRKTLSFFLVFVPIYLHGASLQEAAPAGPRKPFFERLRRLEEQFRRLQEVTLTHLQSVASNYNVSYNVDVRFRSLAEESQAVAQAVNRSQAAVQEELAQLRAWVRKAWRRGRKVDTRLRALGESSRQQARERKEHKAQRDALQDSLARLEGLVHSQGARLAALEGRLPVIHPGTATLGPALVPAPTQPEQLSLSSLKLQRDRQELPAASEQDSSAPLQGTGEPTAPGSHRALSGAATALRGPPQQAQAPQGPGDTCSVGPALAFPNASTENVVFLRPSFVSALRALSFCSWVRTASGHLGTLLSYATEDNDNKLVLHGRDSMLPGSIHFVIGDPAFRELPLQPLLDGRWHHVCVIWTSTQGSRFRVSPCWPGWSPSLDVLIHLPQPPEVPECWDDRREPPCPKCWDDRREPSCPKCWDDRREPPRLASILTFLRKTSWTGSLERLGSLLCVSPVLSATNVRTSFE
- the PTX4 gene encoding pentraxin-4 isoform X1; this translates as MGCVWRKTLSFFLVFVPIYLHGASLQEAAPAGPRKPFFERLRRLEEQFRRLQEVTLTHLQSVASNYNVSYNVDVRFRSLAEESQAVAQAVNRSQAAVQEELAQLRAWVRKAWRRGRKVDTRLRALGESSRQQARERKEHKAQRDALQDSLARLEGLVHSQGARLAALEGRLPVIHPGTATLGPALVPAPTQPEQLSLSSLKLQRDRQELPAASEQDSSAPLQGTGEPTAPGSHRALSGAATALRGPPQQAQAPQGPGDTCSVGPALAFPNASTENVVFLRPSFVSALRALSFCSWVRTASGHLGTLLSYATEDNDNKLVLHGRDSMLPGSIHFVIGDPAFRELPLQPLLDGRWHHVCVIWTSTQGRRIHAEDQLHLPGALSVRPRCTGLWPAIGACPCPRSTSPAQHIPQRPPKPVLLCTPAPSHSSASSLLGGGGEVDRETASRDRESLGSGGPQGHVLSISTVFFSYPSALPFFLSFFLFLFLFFFFFFF
- the PTX4 gene encoding pentraxin-4 isoform X2; this encodes MGCVWRKTLSFFLVFVPIYLHGASLQEAAPAGPRKPFFERLRRLEEQFRRLQEVTLTHLQSVASNYNVSYNVDVRFRSLAEESQAVAQAVNRSQAAVQEELAQLRAWVRKAWRRGRKVDTRLRALGESSRQQARERKEHKAQRDALQDSLARLEGLVHSQGARLAALEGRLPVIHPGTATLGPALVPAPTQPEQLSLSSLKLQRDRQELPAASEQDSSAPLQGTGEPTAPGSHRALSGAATALRGPPQQAQAPQGPGDTCSVGPALAFPNASTENVVFLRPSFVSALRALSFCSWVRTASGHLGTLLSYATEDNDNKLVLHGRDSMLPGSIHFVIGDPAFRELPLQPLLDGRWHHVCVIWTSTQGRYWLHVDRRLVATGSRFREGYEIPPGGSLVLGQEQDSVGGGFDSSEAFVGSMAGLGIWDRALVPGEVANLATGKEFPAGAILTLANAASAGEFMQRTSCTCPERCP